TTCTATCACATTGACAAAAAATTATTATCAAGATAATTTTATTTCACTGCGATAGCTGTGCTTGCAGGGCGTATGGTCTCCTTAACGGGGCAGCGCAAAACATCTTGTTTTAACAACTTGTTAAGGAGAATCCGTCAAATGTCTCAGCGTATTGCAACGGAAAAGGCCCCAGCAGCCATTGGCCCGTACTCTCAGGGGATGGTCTGCGGCACCCTTCTTTTTACATCCGGCCAGATACCCGTTGAGCCTTCCACCAAGGCTGTGCCCGATGATGTGGCTGCCCAGGCCCGTCAGTCGCTGGAAAACGTCAAGGCTGTTGTAGAAGCTGGCGGCAGCAGCATGGACCGCGTGGTAAAAACTACGGTGTTTCTGGCTGACATGGGTGATTTCGCCGCTGTAAACCAGGTGTACTCCACCTATTTTGCAGAGCCTTTTCCTGCCCGGAGTTGCGTACAGGTAGCGGCCTTGCCTCTTGGAGTAAAGGTCGAGATTGAAGCAGTCGCCGTCCTGTAGACGTAAGTGGGCTTAGCTGTCTGAGCATCGGCGGCATGGGGCCGCTGAACGGTACTTCATCGTCAGGAGACACCACATGTCCAAGAGCAAGAACGAATTCGGCCTTATCCTCAAGCTGCTGGCAGGCATTGTCATTGGCGCACTGATCGGTTTTGCGGCCAATGAAAATGTCATGCAGGTTGTAATGTCTCTCAAGTATGTTCTGGGCCAGATAATCTTTTACACCGTGCCGCTCGTTATCATTGCGTTTATTGCGCCTGCCATTACCCGGCTTGGACAGAACGCCAGCCGCATGTTGATTGCGGCGCTGGTCATTGCTTACATTTCTTCAGTAGGCGCGGCCACCATGTCTTGCCTCGCCGGATACGCCATCATCCCCCATCTGTCCGTTCCCACGGCGGTGGCTGCCCTGCATCCTCTGCCTGATGTGCTCTTCAAGCTGGATATCCCCCCGGTCATGCCGGTCATGACAGCCTTGGTAACGGCTGTTCTTATTGGCATAGCGTCGCTGTGGACGCGAGCTGAAATCATGGTGCGCCTGCTGGACGAGCTGGAAGCTATCATGCTCAAGATCGTGAGCAACGTGGTTATTCCCCTGTTGCCGCTCTTTATTGCCGCCACCTTTGCCGGGCTTGCCTACGAAGGCAGCCTCACGCGGCAGCTTCCCGTATTCTTGAAAGTTATCATTCTCGTGTTGCTCGGGCACTACATCTGGCTTGCCGTGCTGTACTCCATTGCCGGTATTGTGTCTGGTCGCAATCCCCTTGAGGTGCTGCGCCACTATGGCCCTGCCTACCTTACTGCTGTTGGCACCATGTCCAGCGCGGCCACGCTGCCGGTTTCCCTTTCCTGCGCATCGCGATCTTCCGTGCTTTCCAAAGAAATGGTGGAGTTCGCCGTGCCCCTTGGGGCGACAATCCATCTCTGCGGCTCTGTGTTGACGGAAACTTTTTTTGCCATGACCATTTCCATGTTGCTGTATGGCTATTTGCCCAGCCCGGCGACAATGGCGGTATTCATTGCCCTGTTTGGGGTGTTTGCCATCGGCGCTCCGGGCGTGCCTGGCGGTACAGTAATGGCTTCTCTTGGCATTGTGGTGAGCGTGCTTGGTTTTGATCCTGCCGGGGTGGCCTTGCTGCTGGCCATATTTGCCCTGCAGGACAGCTTTGGCACAGCCTGCAACGTTACCGGCGATGGCGCAATGGCCCTGATGCTGGAAGGTCTTTTCAACCGGTCAAAAGGCAAGGTCAGCCAAGCCTGAAAATTATGAATATAACAACCCCCTGCAATAAATGCGAGGAAGTATACATGCCCAATTCCCAGTGGCCCAGTTTTATTGAACTGCTGCATAAGGAAGTAGTGCCCGCTCTAGGCTGCACTGAGCCAGTAGCTGTGGCGCTGGCGGCTGCCCATGCCGTTGAGGCTCTGGGTTGCCAGCCCGAGAACATAAAGGTGCTCGTTAGCGGTAATTTGCTGAAAAACGGCATGGGCGTTGGCGTGCCGGGCACAGGCTCTACGGGCATGAATATTGCCGCTGCTGTTGGGGCGATTGGCGGAAAGGCAGCGCGCGGGCTTGAAGTGCTGGCGGAGCTTACGCCCGAACAGGCCGAAGCTGGCCGCAATATGGTCGAAGCCGGCCGCGTCCATGTGGGCATTGCCGAAGGCTCGCCCCTGCTGTACGCGGAAGTTCTCGTGGAAGGCGGGGGGCATACAGGCCGGGCTGTGCTTGAGCATGAGCACACCAACATTGTGCGTATTGAGCGCGATGGAAAGGTGCTGTTCAGCCGCGAGCAGCCAGATGACGCAACCACTGCAAAAAGTGAAGAATGGCCGCTGTCCATTGCCGCCATTCATGAGTTTGCCACGCAGGCGCCTTTTGAAGACATCAGCTTTATTCTTGAAGCCGCGAGGCTCAACGAAGCGGTGGCTCTGGAAGGCCTGGCCCGGGAATACGGCCTGCAGGTAGGACGCACCATTGATGGCAATATCCGCAAACGTCTTATGTCCGACGATGTGACCACCCTGGCGGTCAAACTGACGGCTGCCGCTTCCGATGCGCGCATGGACGGCGTGATGATGCCTGTGATGAGCAATTCCGGCAGCGGGAATCAGGGCATAACCTGCACCATGCCGGTGGTGGCCTTTGCCATGCGGCTGGAAGCAGGGGACGAGGCCCTGGCAAGGGCACTGATCATGAGCCACCTTACCTCAATTCACGTCAAGCATCGTCTGGGGCGGCTATCGGCTTTATGCGGCGCTACGGTTGCCAGCATGGCCTCCGCCTGCGGTATTGTAATGCTGCTTGGCGGCGGGATAGAGCAGATTGACCGTACCATCCGCAATATGGTGGGCAACGTGGCGGGCATGATCTGCGATGGCGCCAAGACCGGTTGCGCCATGAAGGTCGCTTCGGCGGTGGGCGCGGGCGTGCAATCTGCCATGCTGGCTATGGATGGCATGGGCGTAACCCGCAATGAAGGCATTGTTGAAGACGATATTGAACAATGCATTGCCAATCTGGCCCGGCTGGGCTGCGACGGTATGGCTCAGGCCGACCGCGTGGTGCTGGACATCATGGTGGCGAAAAGCTGAGTTTGCTGTAGCGGCATTCCCTCAGTAGCAAAAGGCCAGAACTGAGCTGCAAGGGTCCCTTCCTGTCGTTGCCTTTACCAGTAATGGATAGGGTGCGTGGAAGGGGCCTTTTTTGTGATGCGGCAAATCCGCAATCTGTTCAATGAGTTCTGTCTGCGTTGCCTACTTCAGTACGCAAAAGCCCGCCCCGCAATGCGGGACGGGCTTTATATCAGGCTTTATCGGCGGATTGCCGCAGCGGCCTACTTGCCGCAGAAGGACAGAAAGTAGCTGTGCATGCGCGTGTCTGGCGTAAGCTCGGGGTGGAAGGACGTGGCCAGAATATTGTTCTGGCGCACGGCTACCGCCTGACCGTTAACCTCCGCCAGCACCTTTACGCCCGCGCCCACGCCGGTAATGACAGGAGCGCGAATGAAAACCGCCGGGAGGGGGTCTGCCCCGATCTCGGGTATGCTCAGATTGGTTTCAAAGCTGTCCACCTGCCTGCCAAAGGCGTTGCGGCGCACGGTGGCGTCAAGCACGCCGAGGCGTGGCTGGTCTGAGTTTTCAATGTCGCGGCACAGCAGTATAAGCCCGGCGCAACTGCCGTAAACGGGCATGCCGTCGAGTATGCGCTGGCGCAGGGGCTCAAGCATGTTCCATTCGTTAAGCAGTTTGCCGATGGTGGTGCTTTCGCCGCCGGGAATGATCAGGGCATCAATGCCCTCGATATCCTTGAGCTGGC
This region of Desulfovibrio desulfuricans genomic DNA includes:
- a CDS encoding RidA family protein; protein product: MSQRIATEKAPAAIGPYSQGMVCGTLLFTSGQIPVEPSTKAVPDDVAAQARQSLENVKAVVEAGGSSMDRVVKTTVFLADMGDFAAVNQVYSTYFAEPFPARSCVQVAALPLGVKVEIEAVAVL
- a CDS encoding dicarboxylate/amino acid:cation symporter; protein product: MSKSKNEFGLILKLLAGIVIGALIGFAANENVMQVVMSLKYVLGQIIFYTVPLVIIAFIAPAITRLGQNASRMLIAALVIAYISSVGAATMSCLAGYAIIPHLSVPTAVAALHPLPDVLFKLDIPPVMPVMTALVTAVLIGIASLWTRAEIMVRLLDELEAIMLKIVSNVVIPLLPLFIAATFAGLAYEGSLTRQLPVFLKVIILVLLGHYIWLAVLYSIAGIVSGRNPLEVLRHYGPAYLTAVGTMSSAATLPVSLSCASRSSVLSKEMVEFAVPLGATIHLCGSVLTETFFAMTISMLLYGYLPSPATMAVFIALFGVFAIGAPGVPGGTVMASLGIVVSVLGFDPAGVALLLAIFALQDSFGTACNVTGDGAMALMLEGLFNRSKGKVSQA
- a CDS encoding L-cysteine desulfidase family protein; this encodes MPNSQWPSFIELLHKEVVPALGCTEPVAVALAAAHAVEALGCQPENIKVLVSGNLLKNGMGVGVPGTGSTGMNIAAAVGAIGGKAARGLEVLAELTPEQAEAGRNMVEAGRVHVGIAEGSPLLYAEVLVEGGGHTGRAVLEHEHTNIVRIERDGKVLFSREQPDDATTAKSEEWPLSIAAIHEFATQAPFEDISFILEAARLNEAVALEGLAREYGLQVGRTIDGNIRKRLMSDDVTTLAVKLTAAASDARMDGVMMPVMSNSGSGNQGITCTMPVVAFAMRLEAGDEALARALIMSHLTSIHVKHRLGRLSALCGATVASMASACGIVMLLGGGIEQIDRTIRNMVGNVAGMICDGAKTGCAMKVASAVGAGVQSAMLAMDGMGVTRNEGIVEDDIEQCIANLARLGCDGMAQADRVVLDIMVAKS
- the pdxT gene encoding pyridoxal 5'-phosphate synthase glutaminase subunit PdxT, producing MSQLCVGVLALQGAFREHVAAVASLGATAREVRQLKDIEGIDALIIPGGESTTIGKLLNEWNMLEPLRQRILDGMPVYGSCAGLILLCRDIENSDQPRLGVLDATVRRNAFGRQVDSFETNLSIPEIGADPLPAVFIRAPVITGVGAGVKVLAEVNGQAVAVRQNNILATSFHPELTPDTRMHSYFLSFCGK